A region of Cucumis melo cultivar AY chromosome 2, USDA_Cmelo_AY_1.0, whole genome shotgun sequence DNA encodes the following proteins:
- the LOC103487397 gene encoding uncharacterized serine-rich protein C215.13-like, with amino-acid sequence MAVSSRKSSGPVLRSLSPSGRFYGSCSSYSSSSSSAFASSTSSFSTTDHTSFFRRSVSPSRVNLQGSSSPSASSVRFSLDRSISPNRPISVLSRATGNHQVVKKQSHQKRTCMCSPTTHPGSFRCSLHKGVQSHPSTPYSSNRLNARRSAMTNSLVRIGGVEGDILRRALASLIRPSSHSQRRRVDFCPRPSRLSIMSKADDL; translated from the coding sequence ATGGCGGTTTCTTCTAGAAAATCAAGCGGGCCGGTTCTGAGGTCTCTCTCACCTTCTGGGAGATTCTACGGCTCCTGTTCTTCTTAttcctcttcttcctcatcGGCTTTTGCCTCTTCCACATCAAGCTTTTCCACTACAGACCATACTTCGTTTTTCCGTAGATCTGTGTCTCCTTCTCGCGTTAATCTGCAAGGATCCTCTTCTCCGTCCGCGTCATCGGTGAGATTTTCGCTGGACCGGTCTATTTCTCCCAATCGCCCTATCTCTGTTTTGTCTCGTGCCACTGGGAATCATCAAGTAGTGAAGAAGCAGAGCCACCAGAAGAGGACGTGCATGTGTTCACCAACCACACATCCTGGTTCGTTCCGGTGTAGTCTTCACAAGGGCGTTCAGTCCCACCCTTCTACTCCTTACTCATCTAATCGGCTCAACGCACGGAGATCGGCGATGACGAACTCTCTGGTTAGAATTGGAGGAGTTGAAGGGGATATATTGAGGCGTGCCTTGGCGTCTCTCATCAGACCTTCGTCTCATAGTCAAAGACGCCGAGTGGATTTCTGTCCAAGACCGAGTCGTCTTTCAATTATGTCGAAAGCTGATGATCTGTGA
- the LOC103487398 gene encoding uncharacterized protein LOC103487398: MDWFSWLSRTGLDPLHTYEYGLLFARNALKPEDIPRFNHHFLQKIGISIAKHRLEILKLAKSHTTHQPNLNNPLISAFFKTKICLRNCLRRLISPSPAPDKPIISPEPPPSSLDEPKVKVKEVLKPPRRRSKHVSLSGPLDRTHEKFVMSSKSLKLSGPLDRKERPPPSPSPSPLPPMFPRSPRTSGPLDGRISDWGLSNKSPKVNGPPQGRMMRLIPPSRSPRVSGPLDGRDGSPRICCRCNRERMESEDDYHSLWVSLFYDMKPT; encoded by the coding sequence ATGGACTGGTTCTCTTGGCTCTCAAGAACCGGCCTCGATCCACTTCACACTTACGAATACGGTCTCCTCTTTGCCCGTAATGCCCTCAAACCCGAAGACATTCCTCGTTTCAACCACCATTTCCTTCAAAAGATCGGTATCTCCATCGCCAAACACCGCCTCGAGATTCTCAAACTCGCCAAATCCCACACCACCCACCAACCCAATCTCAACAATCCCCTCATCTCTGCTTTCTTCAAGACCAAAATCTGCCTCAGAAACTGCCTCCGCCGCCTAATTTCCCCCTCCCCCGCCCCGGACAAGCCCATCATTTCCCCCGAGCCACCGCCCTCGTCCCTGGACGAGCCTAAGGTTAAGGTTAAGGAGGTCCTCAAACCCCCCAGACGACGGAGTAAACACGTTTCGCTGTCCGGACCGTTGGATAGAACGCACGAGAAGTTCGTGATGAGCAGCAAGAGCTTGAAGTTATCTGGGCCGTTGGATAGAAAAGAGAGACCCCCGCCGTCGCCGTCACCATCGCCGCTGCCGCCTATGTTTCCGAGAAGCCCAAGAACGTCTGGGCCTTTAGATGGGAGAATATCGGATTGGGGTTTGAGTAACAAAAGCCCAAAGGTGAATGGGCCGCCACAAGGGAGAATGATGAGGCTGATTCCACCAAGTCGAAGCCCAAGAGTATCTGGGCCGTTGGATGGAAGAGATGGAAGCCCAAGAATTTGTTGTCGGTGCAATAGGGAAAGAATGGAAAGTGAGGATGATTACCATTCCTTGTGGGTTTCATTGTTTTATGACATGAAGCCAACTTGA